A genomic window from Qipengyuania oceanensis includes:
- a CDS encoding acetyltransferase produces the protein MAETKKLIIVAAGAFAREVLWVAREARDDDWEVLGFLDDDPALTGTKICDLPVLGSIDSWADYPDAHFVIAIGPPRPKKAVHDRMVAAGQPKFATLVHRSAQMSEFVTIGEGSVICAGCVLTTQIEVRKHVILNLICSVGHDTILGDFCTFAPQCAGSSLTVEAGADIGMFTTLLPGVTLGSGSQIGMGSVVTKSIPANELWLGSPAKLRRELPEFPR, from the coding sequence ATGGCTGAGACCAAAAAACTCATTATTGTCGCTGCAGGCGCGTTCGCGCGCGAAGTTCTCTGGGTAGCGCGCGAAGCGCGAGACGACGACTGGGAGGTACTCGGCTTTCTCGATGACGATCCGGCGCTCACGGGGACCAAAATCTGCGACCTCCCGGTACTTGGTTCGATCGATAGCTGGGCGGATTACCCCGATGCGCATTTCGTTATCGCAATCGGCCCACCGCGACCGAAAAAGGCGGTGCATGACCGAATGGTGGCTGCTGGTCAGCCGAAGTTTGCCACGCTCGTTCACCGTAGTGCGCAGATGTCAGAATTCGTGACAATCGGTGAGGGGTCGGTGATCTGCGCGGGTTGCGTGCTGACCACGCAGATCGAGGTTCGCAAACACGTGATTCTCAATCTGATCTGCTCGGTAGGACACGACACGATCCTAGGCGATTTTTGCACTTTCGCCCCGCAATGCGCCGGATCGAGCCTAACCGTCGAAGCAGGGGCGGACATCGGAATGTTCACCACCCTGCTGCCGGGGGTGACCTTGGGTTCGGGCAGCCAGATCGGGATGGGTAGCGTCGTCACCAAAAGCATCCCTGCAAACGAATTATGGTTGGGGTCGCCAGCCAAACTGCGTAGGGAACTGCCCGAATTCCCACGCTAG
- the neuC gene encoding UDP-N-acetylglucosamine 2-epimerase: MIAAKKLTYLTGTRADFGVMLPILRALDASDAIDLDLLVTGMHMSEKFGHTLNEVEGSGLRIASAFSCWIDEDSGPGMARSVAEVTRAVADFLEAHPRDGLILLGDRGEMLAGATAALFCGVPILHIAGGEVSGSVDDSIRHAISKLAHVHLVAAEDGRQRLLGLGEEAERIHLVGAPGLPGLKQLASVPLQALADRYGFSAQSDYVLLLFHPVVQDAMSAGRQFRVVLDALRERNLQIVALLPNADHGTGHIRNEIDRASELGQVFRVTHMPREDYLSVMRNARFLIGNSSSGIVEAATLETAVVNIGDRQAGRLRGPNVFDAELEPASIDRAIDAAMTFDTRGLENVYGTDEADRNIRHVIENIDLADTRLLKKAMTY, from the coding sequence GTGATAGCCGCCAAGAAGCTGACCTACCTTACCGGTACCCGCGCCGATTTCGGCGTCATGCTGCCGATTTTGCGCGCGCTGGATGCCAGCGACGCAATCGATCTCGACCTTCTGGTTACAGGCATGCACATGTCGGAGAAGTTCGGACACACTCTGAACGAGGTCGAGGGAAGCGGCCTCAGGATCGCCTCGGCATTTTCCTGTTGGATTGATGAGGATAGCGGACCGGGCATGGCCCGCTCGGTCGCCGAGGTGACGCGCGCGGTCGCCGATTTTCTGGAAGCGCACCCCCGCGATGGCCTGATCCTGCTTGGAGACAGGGGCGAGATGCTGGCGGGTGCGACGGCAGCGCTCTTTTGCGGCGTGCCGATCCTGCATATCGCTGGCGGGGAAGTTTCCGGATCGGTGGACGATTCGATCAGGCATGCGATTTCCAAACTTGCCCATGTCCATTTGGTCGCTGCGGAGGATGGCCGACAGCGCTTGCTCGGCCTGGGCGAGGAAGCTGAGCGTATCCACCTGGTCGGCGCACCCGGCCTGCCCGGCCTCAAGCAATTGGCTTCGGTCCCGCTCCAAGCCCTCGCCGACCGCTATGGCTTCTCGGCACAGAGCGACTACGTGCTCCTGCTCTTTCATCCCGTTGTCCAAGACGCCATGAGCGCTGGGCGACAGTTCCGTGTGGTCCTCGATGCGTTGCGCGAAAGGAATCTGCAGATCGTCGCGCTGCTACCTAATGCGGATCATGGCACTGGTCACATCCGTAACGAGATCGACCGGGCGAGCGAACTCGGCCAAGTGTTTCGTGTGACCCATATGCCGCGCGAAGATTATCTATCGGTCATGCGCAACGCGCGCTTTCTTATCGGAAATTCTAGCAGTGGAATTGTCGAAGCGGCGACGCTCGAGACCGCGGTCGTCAACATCGGCGATCGCCAGGCTGGCCGCCTGCGTGGGCCCAATGTATTCGATGCCGAGCTCGAGCCTGCGTCCATTGATCGAGCGATCGATGCCGCGATGACATTCGACACGCGCGGGCTGGAGAATGTGTACGGTACGGATGAAGCCGATCGGAATATACGCCACGTGATCGAAAACATCGACCTCGCCGACACCAGGTTGTTGAAGAAGGCGATGACTTACTAG
- the neuB gene encoding N-acetylneuraminate synthase, which translates to MVTTPVFIIAEAGVNHDGSLDKALELVDVAARSGADAIKFQTFRTEEVVTRTAAKARYQETQTGGGTQFEMIKALELSEDDHASIAERCHARGIEFMSTPFAAWAIDLLVGLGMRRVKIASGEIVNKPLIQKVARARLPIILSTGMSTMDEARRAVDWIKDEWRAAGHEPLPGDLTVLHCTSEYPAPPSTINLRAMNTLGAELGVPVGYSDHSVGHEIAVAAVALGARVIEKHFTLDRSAFGPDHKASLAPEQLVELVQAIRNVEEAMGSSKKVPSDIELPTRQLVRRSAFATRPIAAGEVLTQDMIIFLRPGDGIGPERIDDIIGSVMLHDLEEGAKLAEGDLG; encoded by the coding sequence ATGGTGACAACGCCTGTATTCATAATCGCCGAGGCAGGCGTCAACCACGACGGTTCGCTCGACAAGGCGCTGGAACTCGTCGACGTCGCCGCGCGATCGGGTGCCGATGCAATCAAGTTCCAGACCTTCCGGACAGAAGAAGTAGTCACACGAACGGCAGCGAAGGCACGGTATCAGGAGACGCAGACCGGCGGTGGAACCCAGTTCGAGATGATCAAGGCGCTCGAACTCAGCGAAGACGATCATGCCTCCATCGCCGAGCGCTGCCATGCGCGTGGGATCGAATTCATGTCGACGCCCTTCGCCGCCTGGGCAATCGACCTGCTTGTCGGGTTGGGCATGCGGCGCGTCAAGATTGCGTCGGGCGAAATCGTGAACAAGCCGCTGATACAAAAGGTCGCCCGCGCCAGATTGCCGATTATTCTTTCGACCGGCATGTCGACGATGGACGAGGCGCGGCGTGCGGTTGACTGGATAAAAGACGAGTGGCGCGCTGCAGGGCATGAACCATTGCCCGGAGACCTGACTGTCTTGCATTGTACTTCGGAGTATCCCGCACCTCCGAGCACGATCAATCTTCGCGCGATGAATACGCTGGGGGCAGAACTCGGCGTGCCAGTCGGCTATTCCGATCACAGTGTCGGGCACGAAATCGCCGTGGCAGCGGTAGCTTTGGGTGCGCGGGTTATCGAGAAACATTTCACGCTGGATCGCAGCGCGTTTGGTCCGGATCACAAGGCATCACTGGCACCAGAACAGCTGGTAGAGCTGGTACAGGCGATTAGAAATGTCGAAGAGGCGATGGGAAGCAGTAAAAAGGTGCCATCCGACATCGAGCTGCCCACCCGCCAGTTGGTCCGCAGGAGCGCGTTTGCCACCCGTCCAATCGCCGCGGGCGAGGTTCTCACGCAAGACATGATCATTTTTCTCCGGCCCGGCGACGGGATCGGTCCGGAACGGATCGACGACATAATCGGTTCGGTGATGCTTCACGATCTCGAAGAAGGCGCGAAATTGGCCGAGGGTGATCTTGGGTGA
- a CDS encoding SDR family oxidoreductase, whose protein sequence is MTTSRFDLSAKTIALTGAAGIIGSSALRAFAEQAATIIAIDQNSAALDAAIARLPDTLQGQVTAITIDLTDDAAVADCVGSLENEDRLPDCLFNNIAGKTENIFAPFEEFPLDEWNEVMAINLTTAVITSQKFGARMVERGRGLIVNTLSIYGISAPDQRIYAGSEYEGRAINAPAVYSASKAGLWGLTQYLATYWGHRGVRVNAVTPGGVFSGQNDVFVNSYSRRVPLGRMARPEEIAGAMAFLASDAASYINGQNIVVDGGLTTW, encoded by the coding sequence TTGACCACTTCCAGATTCGACCTTTCGGCAAAAACAATCGCCTTGACGGGCGCTGCCGGCATCATCGGGTCGAGCGCCTTGAGAGCGTTCGCCGAACAGGCCGCGACGATAATAGCAATCGACCAAAACAGCGCCGCCCTTGATGCGGCGATTGCCCGGCTCCCGGACACACTGCAAGGCCAGGTAACAGCGATAACAATCGATCTCACGGACGATGCGGCCGTCGCAGACTGTGTCGGATCATTGGAGAACGAAGACCGCCTGCCGGATTGCCTGTTCAACAATATTGCAGGGAAGACTGAGAACATTTTCGCGCCGTTCGAAGAATTTCCGCTCGACGAGTGGAACGAGGTTATGGCTATCAATCTGACGACTGCAGTGATCACCAGCCAGAAGTTCGGGGCACGGATGGTGGAACGCGGTCGCGGTCTCATCGTCAACACGTTGTCCATTTACGGCATTTCCGCCCCTGACCAGCGAATTTACGCTGGCTCGGAGTACGAAGGACGGGCCATCAACGCTCCGGCCGTGTATTCAGCAAGCAAGGCAGGCTTATGGGGTCTGACCCAGTATTTGGCAACATATTGGGGCCATCGCGGCGTACGCGTGAACGCGGTAACACCGGGCGGGGTCTTCAGCGGTCAAAACGACGTATTCGTCAATAGCTACTCGCGTCGCGTACCGCTGGGCCGGATGGCACGGCCCGAGGAAATTGCAGGCGCGATGGCCTTTCTCGCAAGCGACGCGGCGTCGTACATAAACGGCCAGAACATCGTGGTCGATGGCGGGCTGACCACATGGTGA
- a CDS encoding cytidylyltransferase domain-containing protein translates to MTTVCTICARGGSVGVPGKNIRSLCGKPLIVYSIEQALAHARIDSVHVSTDSEEIARIAEQNGADVPFLRPTELATSTAAKVPAIIHLVEYLEQNGATVDTIVDLDPTSPLRSPEDISACLDMIEGGAASVITAYPADKNPYFNMVELAEDGTARLSKPPSEGVFVARQAAPEVYAMNASIYAWRRDALLPSVWDNRPALHVMPRERSIDVDSEIDFKLVELLICENGRVRN, encoded by the coding sequence ATGACTACCGTCTGCACGATTTGCGCCCGCGGCGGTTCAGTCGGCGTGCCGGGCAAGAACATCCGGTCGCTGTGTGGCAAGCCCTTGATCGTTTATAGCATCGAGCAGGCGTTGGCGCACGCCAGAATCGACAGCGTCCATGTCTCGACGGACAGCGAGGAAATTGCGCGAATAGCCGAGCAAAACGGTGCTGACGTACCGTTCTTGCGGCCGACCGAACTTGCAACATCAACGGCAGCGAAGGTTCCTGCCATCATACACCTCGTGGAGTATCTTGAGCAGAACGGCGCGACGGTAGATACAATCGTCGACCTCGATCCGACTTCGCCGCTGAGGTCACCCGAAGACATCAGTGCATGCCTCGACATGATCGAGGGCGGAGCAGCATCGGTTATCACCGCGTACCCGGCCGACAAAAATCCCTATTTCAACATGGTGGAACTTGCCGAAGATGGCACGGCGCGGCTTTCAAAGCCGCCGTCCGAGGGGGTTTTTGTCGCGCGGCAGGCTGCACCCGAGGTCTACGCGATGAATGCATCGATCTACGCTTGGCGACGCGATGCGTTGCTGCCATCGGTTTGGGATAACCGCCCGGCATTACATGTCATGCCGCGCGAACGGTCGATCGATGTTGATTCCGAGATCGACTTCAAGCTCGTAGAGCTGTTGATATGCGAGAACGGCAGGGTGCGAAATTGA
- a CDS encoding Gfo/Idh/MocA family protein: MVLTPTRATRALFLGTGSIGRRHIRSLEHLRPDASLAFVREGAREDELSCATDALVLDSLASGLAWKPDIAIVATPSNLHYEALVELLSAGIPTFVEKPVVTSMDQLEALEALPTGSLPPTQVGLVLRFLGAVQTLSEWIASGRLGRIVRARIECGQYLPQWRPGTDYRASYSASSRRGGGVIFDLIHEVDLAIHLLGADTLAHAFAAKQSDLAITSEDVAHLQLSGPAGFPIAVGLDYLSRTRVRNVEIIGENANARLDLAGSLLELREGDAVVERTGEGFDYDAAFIMEIEELLNASETGGSTSTPLQEGLRSTRLGIEARILAGLPGAGVQR; this comes from the coding sequence ATGGTTCTGACCCCTACACGGGCCACGCGGGCGCTATTTTTAGGAACCGGCTCGATCGGACGGCGCCATATTCGCTCTCTGGAGCATCTCAGGCCCGATGCCAGCCTGGCCTTCGTGCGCGAAGGCGCTCGCGAGGATGAACTGTCGTGTGCCACCGACGCTCTTGTGCTCGACAGTCTGGCGTCGGGCCTGGCCTGGAAACCCGACATTGCCATCGTGGCAACACCCTCCAATCTGCATTACGAGGCCCTTGTAGAATTGTTGTCGGCGGGCATACCGACTTTTGTCGAGAAGCCGGTCGTTACATCGATGGACCAGCTCGAAGCGCTCGAAGCATTGCCGACAGGATCCTTGCCGCCAACTCAGGTGGGCTTGGTGCTCAGGTTTTTGGGTGCGGTCCAAACCCTGTCGGAATGGATAGCTTCCGGGCGGTTGGGCCGGATCGTCCGCGCGCGGATAGAGTGTGGCCAGTACCTGCCCCAGTGGCGACCCGGCACTGATTACCGTGCGTCGTATTCCGCAAGCAGTCGGCGAGGTGGAGGGGTGATATTCGACCTCATCCACGAGGTCGATCTGGCGATTCATCTTCTGGGCGCAGACACACTAGCTCACGCCTTCGCAGCGAAGCAGAGCGATCTCGCGATTACGAGCGAGGATGTCGCGCACCTGCAATTGTCCGGCCCCGCTGGCTTCCCTATCGCTGTCGGACTAGACTATCTTTCTCGCACGAGGGTACGCAACGTCGAAATCATTGGGGAGAACGCCAACGCACGGCTCGACTTAGCCGGCAGCCTGCTCGAACTGAGGGAAGGCGATGCCGTCGTTGAGCGAACGGGCGAGGGGTTCGATTACGACGCGGCATTCATCATGGAGATCGAGGAATTGCTGAACGCAAGCGAAACTGGCGGCAGCACAAGCACGCCTCTGCAAGAAGGTCTGCGATCGACTCGACTGGGGATCGAGGCTAGAATTCTCGCAGGCCTGCCGGGCGCCGGGGTGCAACGATGA
- a CDS encoding N-acetylneuraminate synthase family protein: MLIERDVAPYVVFSEDDITNALRKISQNKRGFVLCVSGSGRLDGVLTDGDVRRWLTNGEPMDFSASALEVANREFVSVRNGLPTDEIAGSFSDRIGFLPIVDDYNHLVGVALPQSRSMRIGTRALGPDEPAFIIAEIGNNHNGSLELAKKLVDLAADAGADCAKFQMRDMATLYRNSGDANDESADLGAQYTLDLLARFQLDDDAMFEAFDHCVTRGIQPMCTPWDEVSLAKLEAYGMPAYKLASADLTNHALISAMARTGKVLICSTGMSNQAEIDGAVRLLQSLDAQFVLLHCNSTYPAPFKDINLAYMDTLTKLSGAIVGYSGHERGIHVPVAAVARGAKVIEKHFTIDRSMEGNDHRVSLLPDEFQQMVNSIRDVEAAMGTTQPRRLTQGELMNREVLAKSIVAERPIAEGQVIADEDLGLRSPGQGLQPYHRVALVGMRARRQFLPGDFFFQSDLDDDAVKARDYKFNRPFGVPVRYHDLRTMIRATNLDLVEFHLSYKDMEMDVAATLDAQSFDIDLVVHSPELFAGDHVMDLCSDDPQYRERSIEELQRVIDLTRALTPYFSKATRPPIIINAGGFSADAPLPDAQKPRLYDMIAEALASLDADGVEIIPQTMPPYPWHFGGQRYHNLFVTSDEIVDFCSQHGMRTCLDISHSALAATHKKESFKTFLEKVAPFTRHLHIVDAEGEDGEGLQIGEGSIDFAMVAEVLDRAAPEASFIPEIWQGHKDDGAGFWTALDRLEQWF, translated from the coding sequence GTGCTTATTGAAAGGGACGTGGCACCCTACGTCGTCTTCTCCGAAGACGACATTACCAATGCGCTTCGCAAGATCAGCCAGAACAAGCGTGGTTTCGTCCTGTGTGTGTCAGGATCCGGCAGGCTTGACGGGGTTCTTACCGACGGAGACGTGCGTCGATGGTTGACCAACGGCGAACCGATGGATTTTTCCGCCAGCGCACTGGAAGTTGCCAATCGGGAGTTCGTGTCGGTCCGGAACGGTTTGCCGACCGACGAGATCGCAGGGTCGTTTTCCGATCGCATCGGCTTCCTTCCGATCGTGGACGATTACAACCATCTCGTTGGGGTCGCTCTGCCACAAAGCAGGTCGATGCGGATCGGAACCCGGGCCTTGGGGCCCGACGAACCAGCCTTCATTATCGCCGAGATCGGCAACAATCACAACGGAAGCCTCGAACTGGCCAAGAAGCTAGTCGATCTGGCGGCAGATGCGGGCGCAGATTGCGCGAAGTTCCAGATGCGCGACATGGCAACGCTCTATCGCAATTCCGGCGATGCGAATGACGAAAGCGCGGACTTGGGTGCACAGTACACCCTCGACCTGCTCGCCCGGTTCCAATTAGACGACGATGCGATGTTCGAGGCCTTCGATCATTGCGTAACGCGCGGCATTCAGCCAATGTGCACCCCCTGGGATGAAGTCAGCCTGGCAAAGCTCGAGGCATATGGCATGCCAGCTTACAAGCTGGCATCAGCCGATTTGACCAACCATGCGCTGATCAGTGCGATGGCGCGGACCGGCAAGGTGCTGATATGTTCGACCGGTATGTCGAACCAAGCGGAAATCGATGGTGCGGTTAGATTGCTCCAGTCGCTCGACGCGCAATTCGTACTGCTGCATTGCAATTCGACTTATCCGGCACCGTTCAAAGACATCAACCTCGCCTATATGGACACGCTGACGAAGCTTTCGGGCGCTATCGTCGGCTACTCCGGGCACGAGCGCGGCATTCACGTCCCGGTGGCGGCGGTCGCGCGTGGCGCCAAGGTTATCGAGAAGCACTTCACTATCGACCGGTCGATGGAAGGAAACGATCATCGCGTCAGCTTGTTGCCCGATGAGTTTCAGCAGATGGTGAATTCCATCCGTGACGTGGAAGCGGCGATGGGCACTACACAGCCGCGACGGCTCACCCAGGGCGAATTGATGAATCGGGAGGTGCTGGCAAAGAGTATCGTCGCCGAGCGTCCGATAGCCGAGGGTCAGGTGATCGCCGACGAGGATTTGGGGCTGCGCAGTCCTGGGCAAGGACTCCAGCCATACCACCGCGTCGCCCTGGTCGGGATGAGAGCGCGCAGGCAATTCTTGCCAGGCGATTTCTTCTTTCAGAGCGACCTGGACGATGATGCGGTCAAGGCACGCGACTACAAGTTCAATCGTCCGTTCGGCGTCCCCGTAAGATATCACGACCTGCGTACCATGATCCGCGCGACCAATCTCGATCTGGTCGAGTTCCACCTGTCCTACAAGGATATGGAGATGGACGTAGCGGCAACGCTGGATGCACAGTCATTCGACATCGATCTGGTGGTCCACAGCCCCGAATTGTTTGCTGGCGACCATGTGATGGATTTGTGCTCCGACGATCCACAATACCGCGAGCGGTCAATCGAAGAACTGCAGCGGGTGATCGACCTGACGCGTGCGCTGACGCCGTATTTCTCCAAGGCAACGAGGCCCCCGATCATCATCAACGCCGGGGGATTTTCGGCCGATGCCCCCCTGCCAGATGCTCAAAAGCCGCGCTTGTATGACATGATCGCAGAGGCACTGGCATCGCTCGACGCGGATGGCGTGGAGATAATCCCCCAAACGATGCCTCCTTACCCATGGCATTTCGGCGGGCAGCGATATCACAATCTCTTCGTGACGTCGGACGAGATCGTGGATTTCTGCAGCCAGCACGGCATGCGTACATGCCTGGACATTTCGCATTCAGCCTTGGCGGCAACTCACAAGAAAGAAAGTTTCAAGACGTTCCTCGAGAAGGTCGCCCCGTTCACCAGACATCTTCATATCGTCGATGCGGAAGGCGAGGACGGCGAAGGGTTGCAGATTGGCGAGGGCTCGATCGACTTTGCAATGGTGGCCGAGGTGCTCGACAGAGCCGCGCCCGAAGCAAGCTTCATTCCCGAAATCTGGCAAGGCCACAAGGATGACGGTGCCGGGTTCTGGACCGCACTCGACCGGTTGGAACAATGGTTCTGA
- a CDS encoding acylneuraminate cytidylyltransferase family protein, with protein MAIIPARGGSKGVPGKNLRDLCGKPLIAWSIEQALQANCVTDTVVSTDSEAIARVARAAGAHVPCLRPAELATDDAPTEPAMLHALEVMEESHGRYDAVMLLQPTSPLRLAGTLDSAWEAFVQDDADSLCGVVETHAFFWQVDPVRASYDTANRPRRQDIQLSDIRYRETGSVYITRRDAFRREGNRLAGKTALFIMQEREGWEIDSLVDFAVLGALLSEEF; from the coding sequence TTGGCAATCATTCCCGCCAGGGGCGGCTCCAAGGGTGTGCCAGGGAAAAACCTCCGCGATCTTTGCGGCAAGCCGCTGATCGCATGGAGTATCGAGCAAGCCCTGCAAGCGAACTGCGTCACTGACACGGTCGTATCAACCGACAGCGAGGCCATCGCGCGCGTCGCCCGCGCGGCCGGCGCACATGTCCCGTGCCTGCGGCCGGCAGAACTGGCGACAGACGACGCCCCGACCGAACCCGCCATGCTGCATGCGCTGGAAGTGATGGAAGAGAGCCACGGCCGCTACGATGCCGTCATGCTTCTGCAGCCGACTTCGCCATTGCGACTGGCTGGAACGCTCGATTCGGCCTGGGAAGCGTTTGTACAGGACGATGCCGACAGCCTGTGCGGTGTCGTCGAAACCCACGCTTTCTTCTGGCAAGTCGATCCGGTGCGGGCGAGCTACGACACGGCAAACCGACCGCGTCGACAAGATATTCAGCTTTCCGACATCCGCTATCGCGAAACGGGATCGGTATATATTACCCGCCGCGACGCGTTCAGGCGTGAGGGCAATCGCCTAGCCGGGAAAACTGCCCTTTTCATCATGCAGGAGCGTGAAGGCTGGGAAATCGACTCACTGGTTGATTTCGCTGTCCTTGGCGCTTTACTCAGCGAGGAATTCTAA
- a CDS encoding GumC family protein has product MNAFELDGPHNGHGKPAQMPVGLQASPHSNRAAILVEYLHILQRRKWWIVGVLAVSLMLALVATLLMRPSYTAVTQIEVSRELKNVTNVQGVDSEQVGRDLEFYQTQYSLLEARSLAERVVRRLRLGSLGNFWDAHGVDPDKLDTVEGEPVARRANESAGAREQVAIELLLENITISPIRGSSLIDIEYASYDPAMSAEIANAWAAEFIAQSIARKFDSTSEARTFLERRLAELRDRVEESERALVDYATARDIITIDPTSGNQAGSGQLRERTLTADSLESLNRQLQQATADRIEAQSLAGADGSTKTNQTLASLRQQRADLASDYADLLVQFEPEYPAAQSLQGRIREIDSAIAREEARVRADANQTYRSAANREARLREQVASLSGEVQSQRKDSIQYNIYQREADTNRQLYDSLLQRYKEIGVAGVSANNIAVIDRAEPPAEPSSPNLLLNLVLALAAGSVAAIGLVFVLEQAREGLSDPNTAAELLGIPLLGSIPKVDDETDITSEIQDPKSDISEAYLAIRSSLAFTTEHGLPHSMMLVSSQPAEGKSTSALALATVLSRVGKRVILIDSDLRNPSIHQYLGTHRDVGLTNFLAGTDDWRSLTQEIRSGFSFMPAGPSVPSAAELLSGERLKELVTLLEREFDYVLIDSAPIIGLADAPLISRTVEGVIFVVETGLVSVRGLRAALSRLHAANANVLGTILTKFDESHAEYGYGYSYQYAYGTRHEGDGTVNA; this is encoded by the coding sequence ATGAACGCATTCGAACTTGATGGCCCGCACAACGGTCACGGCAAGCCGGCACAAATGCCCGTTGGCCTGCAGGCATCGCCGCACAGCAACCGTGCGGCAATTTTGGTAGAATATCTCCATATTCTCCAGCGCAGAAAGTGGTGGATCGTCGGCGTACTGGCGGTTTCGCTGATGCTGGCGCTCGTGGCGACGTTGCTCATGCGACCTTCCTACACCGCGGTCACGCAGATCGAAGTGAGCCGCGAACTGAAAAACGTGACCAACGTGCAGGGTGTCGATTCCGAACAGGTGGGGCGCGATCTGGAATTCTATCAGACCCAGTACTCGCTGCTCGAGGCCCGCAGCCTGGCGGAACGGGTGGTCAGGCGTCTGCGGCTGGGAAGCCTCGGGAACTTCTGGGACGCTCATGGCGTCGACCCAGACAAACTCGATACCGTCGAGGGTGAGCCGGTAGCGCGGCGTGCGAACGAAAGTGCGGGCGCGCGCGAGCAGGTTGCGATTGAACTGCTGCTTGAAAACATAACCATAAGTCCGATCCGAGGGTCCTCGTTGATCGACATAGAATACGCCTCGTACGATCCCGCAATGTCGGCTGAAATCGCCAATGCCTGGGCTGCCGAGTTCATCGCGCAGTCGATCGCACGCAAGTTCGATTCCACTTCCGAAGCGCGCACTTTCCTCGAGCGGCGGTTGGCGGAATTGCGCGATCGGGTGGAGGAATCCGAGCGTGCCCTGGTCGACTACGCGACTGCGCGCGACATCATCACCATCGACCCCACCAGCGGAAATCAGGCAGGAAGCGGCCAACTTCGCGAGCGCACGCTGACCGCAGACAGCCTCGAATCTCTCAATCGGCAATTGCAACAGGCGACCGCCGACCGGATCGAGGCGCAATCGCTGGCCGGAGCCGATGGGTCGACCAAGACCAACCAGACACTCGCCAGCCTGCGCCAGCAGCGGGCAGACTTAGCATCGGACTACGCCGATCTTCTCGTCCAGTTCGAGCCCGAATACCCTGCAGCCCAAAGCCTGCAGGGCCGCATTCGCGAAATCGACAGCGCAATCGCACGCGAGGAGGCGCGCGTTCGTGCGGATGCCAATCAGACGTACCGGTCCGCGGCCAACCGCGAGGCCCGTCTGCGCGAGCAGGTGGCCTCGCTGTCCGGCGAGGTACAGTCGCAGCGCAAGGACTCGATACAGTACAATATCTATCAGCGCGAGGCGGACACCAACCGACAATTGTATGATTCGCTGTTGCAACGCTACAAGGAAATCGGCGTAGCCGGCGTCTCTGCCAACAACATCGCGGTCATCGATCGCGCCGAGCCTCCGGCAGAGCCATCCTCGCCCAATCTTCTGCTGAATCTGGTCTTGGCGCTTGCGGCCGGTTCGGTCGCCGCGATCGGCCTCGTCTTTGTACTGGAGCAGGCGCGCGAAGGGCTCAGCGATCCGAATACGGCGGCAGAACTGCTTGGCATACCCCTGCTCGGCAGCATCCCGAAGGTCGATGACGAAACCGACATCACGAGCGAGATACAGGACCCGAAATCCGATATATCGGAAGCCTATCTGGCAATCCGCTCCAGTCTCGCCTTCACGACAGAACATGGCTTGCCACACTCGATGATGCTCGTCTCTTCGCAACCGGCGGAGGGCAAGAGCACGTCGGCCCTTGCCTTGGCCACAGTCCTCAGCCGCGTCGGCAAGCGCGTCATCCTGATCGACTCGGATTTGCGAAATCCGTCGATCCACCAATATCTTGGTACCCATCGCGATGTCGGCCTCACGAACTTCCTGGCCGGGACCGACGATTGGCGTTCGCTGACGCAGGAGATCAGATCAGGTTTCTCGTTCATGCCAGCCGGACCTTCGGTCCCAAGCGCGGCCGAGTTGTTAAGCGGAGAGCGCTTGAAGGAGTTGGTGACACTTCTGGAGCGTGAGTTCGATTACGTCCTGATCGATTCGGCCCCGATCATCGGTCTTGCAGACGCCCCGCTCATAAGCCGCACGGTCGAGGGGGTGATTTTCGTTGTCGAAACAGGCTTGGTTTCGGTGCGTGGCCTGCGCGCCGCACTCAGTCGTCTGCACGCCGCCAATGCGAATGTTCTCGGGACAATCCTGACCAAGTTCGATGAGTCCCATGCCGAATACGGCTACGGTTACAGTTATCAGTACGCGTATGGGACCAGGCACGAAGGCGACGGAACGGTCAATGCCTAG